A portion of the Symphalangus syndactylus isolate Jambi chromosome 13, NHGRI_mSymSyn1-v2.1_pri, whole genome shotgun sequence genome contains these proteins:
- the LOC134732029 gene encoding uncharacterized protein isoform X1, with product MNSLSDTGIINTFSQFMVCLFTILIVSFFFFFPRQSLTLLPRLECSEVILANCSLHLPGSSNFPASAETNTHSWRTKPAQQREAELDDREQMTRPPPKPECPLGSNVQEPVTYPPSLPLLFLLKLVLVGFQSSASERVPTNMTRNGHGMETPDIFRELKAPPSPKESWEFTAVILSCNYGQSLILDGGQEGASISRRSERVLCQCEV from the exons ATGAATTCTTTGTCTGATACAGGTATTATAAATACATTCTCCCAGTTTATGGTTTGCCTTTTTACCATCttaatagtatcttttttttttttttttccgaggcagagtctcactctgttgcccaggctggagtgcagtgaggtgatcttggctaactgcagcctccacctgccaggttcaagcaattttcctgcctcagccg AGACAAATACTCATTCTTGGAGAACAAAGCCAGCTCAACAGAGGGAAGCAGAGCTTGACGACAGAGAACAGATGACAAGACCCCCGCCAAAGCCAGAATGCCCTTTGGGTTCCAATGTGCAAGAGCCAGTAACttaccctccttccctcccccttttatttttgcttaagctAGTTTTAGTTGGATTTCAGTCATCTGCATCAGAAAGAGTCCCAACTAATATGACAAG AAATGGACATGGGATGGAGACACCTGACATATTCAGAGAACTAAAGGCTCCTCCATCGCCAAAGGAATCTTGGGAATTTACAGCCGTAATTCTATCTTGTAATTATGGACAGAGCCTTATATTGGATGGAG
- the LOC134732029 gene encoding uncharacterized protein isoform X2: MNSLSDTGIINTFSQFMVCLFTILIVSFFFFFPRQSLTLLPRLECSEVILANCSLHLPGSSNFPASAETNTHSWRTKPAQQREAELDDREQMTRPPPKPECPLGSNVQEPVTYPPSLPLLFLLKLVLVGFQSSASERVPTNMTRNGHGMETPDIFRELKAPPSPKESWEFTAVILSCNYGQSLILDGEVKSETLKV; this comes from the exons ATGAATTCTTTGTCTGATACAGGTATTATAAATACATTCTCCCAGTTTATGGTTTGCCTTTTTACCATCttaatagtatcttttttttttttttttccgaggcagagtctcactctgttgcccaggctggagtgcagtgaggtgatcttggctaactgcagcctccacctgccaggttcaagcaattttcctgcctcagccg AGACAAATACTCATTCTTGGAGAACAAAGCCAGCTCAACAGAGGGAAGCAGAGCTTGACGACAGAGAACAGATGACAAGACCCCCGCCAAAGCCAGAATGCCCTTTGGGTTCCAATGTGCAAGAGCCAGTAACttaccctccttccctcccccttttatttttgcttaagctAGTTTTAGTTGGATTTCAGTCATCTGCATCAGAAAGAGTCCCAACTAATATGACAAG AAATGGACATGGGATGGAGACACCTGACATATTCAGAGAACTAAAGGCTCCTCCATCGCCAAAGGAATCTTGGGAATTTACAGCCGTAATTCTATCTTGTAATTATGGACAGAGCCTTATATTGGATGGAG